Part of the Deltaproteobacteria bacterium genome is shown below.
GGGGGCGATGTCCTGGGGAATCTTAGAATCGGACTTAACGCAGCTCGTGAGTTTAAAGGTGCCTTCTCGGTGCAAGCATCCAACATAGATGCCAGTCACTTCTCTAAACTCAACCTCGAGGCCGGCCCCGACTCAGAACTCAGTGCCGATATGCGCTTGGGGATTTTTGTCTCTCCTAGCCAGCGAGATATCAATCTTGATGTTAATGTTACCCAAATTGGTAAAAAAACCCTCGACCGCTTTCTTCAGCTCCTAGATCCCGAGGGTAAGAACCCACAGATACAAAAGACCCGAAGTAATTTGAAAATCATCGAAATCCAGGAAGTCACCGCTTGGATACGACACGAAAATCTCAATATGGACCTGGATTACAGAACACTTTTAAGCATTCCGGGCACTGATATTGGCTTTAGACCCATCGACCGAGAGCTTCTGCGGCGTTACACGCTCACGGAACAAGTCATCGACCCTTTCTTCCAAAGTTATGTAGACCGATACCTTTCAAAAACATTGGGATGGAATCATGCAACACCTTAATCTTCCAGTTTTGATTGGCTGCCTACTGCTTAGCGGGTGCCTTACAATCAAAACCGTCAACATTAGCCAGAAGACCAGTTTAGAGCACCAGCTCATGGGTAGCTTTGAGCCCCTTACCGAAGAAGAGATGCTTCTTAGCTCGGTTCGCGATGAGGCTCAGTTGTTACGCGCCGAAGAGCTCAATGAAGACCAGGCTGCGCTGGCCGCTCGTCGCCGGCAGCTGTTTAACCGGGACGATGTTGAGCGGTTTAAACGTCTCGGTTGTTTGGGAGAGGCCCTCTCCAATCAGCTTATCGCTAGAACATGCGATGACGAGTCTACGGGTTCAAAGACAATCATTGAACGAATCCTCACTGAGGAAAGTCGTGACCGTGAAACCATCATAACCTGGGTGATCAGCCAACACGACCATCTCCAAGAAGACCAACGCGGACAGGTCAAAGAGATTTATCGACAATTTATTCTAAGTCGCAGCCCCAGCGGGACTCCTTTTCAAGACTCAAACGGCGATTGGCTACTCAAGGAATCAAGTGAAGGTCAGAACTAAAGTATATAGCCTCGCACTCTTAACATCGTGCTTTGCTGGGTGTAGCTCCACCACCGCATCCACCTTTGCGCCTGCATTTGATAAGAAGAGTTCCAGCTACCTTACGCAACCTGTACCGATGGTTACCGCCACCGAAGACCAGTTACAGCCTTCGATTTCAAAGAGTAACCACCAGCTTGTCTACGCCGCCCGGGTAGCCGGCAATCTGGATATCTACCTCAAATCAGCATCGCAAGCAGATGCAGCCAGCCGCCTCACCGAACACTCCACCGACGACACCTCGCCGGTTTTCTCTCCCGATGCTCAAAGTATTATCTGGGTCTCGAAAAGAGCGGATGTAAAAGGCGACCTTTGGATCATGAATCGAAAAGGCGGCGCCCAGCGCAAACTCACAACGCGCGACACAGCCGACAGCTCTCCGGTATTTCACCCCGACGGCGAGCACGTGTTTTTTACGTCCAAGTCCAAACGGGCCCGGCGCCCGGGCATCCGAAAACTAAATCTAAGCAGCATGCACAGTGAGCTCGTCGAAAAAAACGGCTGGGACCCAACCATCAGCGCCGATGGCAGCACCATGGTCTACGTGGCGATGGAACCCGGAGAGGGCCTGCCTCGCCTTTATCAACGGAACCTGGAAACAGGTTCAACAAGGCCGATGACACAAACTGTTTACGCGGAGGGTCTACCGACCTTCGTGATGCGTCCAACGGGGGTTGAAGAACTTGTCTTTGTTCGGTTTGTAGATGACATCAATGGCGACGGCAGCATCGACGCCAACGATACCCCGAGCCTTTGGAGTATTCCCTACCACCGCGAACCGCAAAGCGCGGGCCCTCCCCCACCGGCTCGCCCCCTCACTCCCGTGATGGACGGAGAAATTTTTGTGCGACCCGGCGACGCTTGGCTCGTATATACCGCAGCAGGTATCGGCGACCTGGACATCTTCGCACTTCCCTTCGACGGCATGCTCTCCCCTCAGCTCGATCCCAAAATGCTTTTATCCGCCGCGACCACTGAGCCCCAACCGGCTTTACGCAGATTTATGTTGCGTCACATCATCGCCACAGCACCTGAACTCAGCGCCCAGGCCTACACGCTTCTCGCTGCGGAATACGTCCATGTTGGCTCCACCGCCCTGGCCATTCGGATTCTCAACAAGGCCCGAGAGCTCAACAATGATAAAGTAGGCGCTTGGCTCCTAACGCTCGACATCAAAGAGCTTGAACTCCGACTCGAACTTGGCAACGACACTATGGTTCGCACCGAAGCCGTTCGGAAAAAGCTCGCCGAAGTCTACTCTACTTTGGGCCAAGTGCGCGCGGTCAAAGACGCTGGGTTGAATAAGCGAGCATCACTTTTAAAGGCCACCGTTGAGCGAGTCCAGGGCGATACTCTCTCCGCATTTAGGATTTGGCAAAGCCTGAGTGACGACCCAGAAATCCCTGCTCAATGGAGAGCCAAAAGCATCTTGGGCCTGACTGAACTCGCACTTGAAGTGGGCGACTTCGCAGCTGCTCAAAAATTAGTCACCCGGCTATCAACACCATCATACGCCGCCGAGTCATTTATTCGAGAGAAGGCGATTAACCGCTGGCTCAAAGCCGTTGTAGGCCAGTCCTTAACAAATCCTTATGGCGCCCTCGAAACGATTGTCCAAGAGCACCAGAGCCGACCCGTCATTGCTCTTCGAGCTGCGATTCTTCAAGCAGAACAACAACGCAAACAAGACAACCCTCAAAGTGCGCAGCGGCGACTGCAGAATCTGGCCGACACTTGGCCCGATGCCGGAATGATTGTGCAAGAAGTGCTCGAAAAACTTGCCGATGCGGCCATCGCCAATGGAGATTTCGATGCCTCGCTCCATGCTCTTGGTCAACTTCTGGAAAAATTTCCAAGTCACCGCGCCTCCACCCGGAAGGCCCGCCAAGTTATTTCTAGAATCTCGTTAGGGGAAGCCGAAGAAGCGGAACGCAAGGGAAACAAAGAGCTGGCCCGTAAGCTCTACCGCCGCTTAATCAAAACAGCCAACGCAAACGCCACAGCCCATAGAAGATATATTACGCTTTGCTCCGAGACTGGCGAAATCAAAAGTGCGTTGCGTTTTTATCTCGCCGCGGTGAAAGAGAACCCGAGAGATCGTTTCGCAAGATATGGGCTCGGCATGGTCCTAACCTACGTTGCTACCAGAAACTTCGACCCTGCAAAAAAACAACTTGAACAAGCCCTGACGCTGTACCCCCGTTTCCCTGAAGCTCATTTGGCTATCGGCTGGATACGCATGCAACTTGACCGTTCGCAGCCGGGTGAGGGTCTTCTTGAACAAGCCATTGAAAGTTTCCAGACCGCCAAAGATCTCGTGGATCCAGAGACCAACCCAGAGCTATGGGGTGCACTGGAACTCAACGAAGGCAATGCTCTTATGGCGCTCGGTAAAACCGATGCCGCGTTCGCCGCCTTTCTAAAACGAGAGCAAACCGGTTTCCCATTTCGAAACCCGCTTAGAGAGCTTCTCTTTCGTGAGCAATTTGGCCGCGCCGCCATGCATGAAGAAGTCTGGGATGTTGCACTTGATATGACACAAACGGCACTGGAGCTGTCTCAAACTCTTCCGGGCAACCCCAGACGTCTTGATTTAACCAGTCGCCTCGCAGGCATAGAAATGATGCTGGGGAATTATCAGACCGCGGAGCAGCTCTTTGCTCAGAGTCTTGACGGCACAAACCTTAGCATCAAACGCCAACTTGCATTAATGCGCGGACAAGCCCGCGCGAGAATTCTTCAAGGTCATTCTCAAGGTGCTCTTGCCATCTTTGCTGAGGCGCTCGAAATCATTCGTGCCAATCAGGAAGCGCTCAACGCCGATTCTGAAAAGCTCCCATGGTTTTATACAGAAGTCCCTGGAAATCCTGAGGACGTTACGGCTGCGATTCGCGGCTTTAATAGCCAACAAGAGTCTTTACTGGTTCATTCTGGACTGGCGGAGATAGCCAAAGAGCGCGGCCGCTTTGAGTCGGCGCTTCAATACGCAACTCAGGCCCGGCAAACCCTGCAAGAAACCCTAGAAGATTCATCCACCGGCGTGCGAATCCGCTTGGAGTTACTCTTTGCACTAAACACTGAAGCTCAGCTTCAAGCGATGAACACAGATTACGAAAAAGCCGCACTGCTTTGGGCGCGGGCACTTCGGCTCTCCCAGAGCCTTAAGCTCTCGGATAAGACGCTTGTCATTTTAAAGTCCCTGCAAGCATTGAGTGTTCGCACGGGTGTAGCACGCAATCAAAACTCGTTATGGATTGGGTCCGCAGAAAGAGAGCTCAAGCGTGAAGGCCTCAGCGAGAAGACCCGCCAAGGCTTTTCTCGCTTCTTGGTTCTGGCTTACAGTCGCCAAGCGCTCGGCGTCACGCCCAAGCTGGCTAAGCCTCAATCGTCTGAAGTGCTGCAAAGCCTCATGGAGCTTACTCAGCGCGGCGAGGC
Proteins encoded:
- a CDS encoding tetratricopeptide repeat protein, which codes for MKVRTKVYSLALLTSCFAGCSSTTASTFAPAFDKKSSSYLTQPVPMVTATEDQLQPSISKSNHQLVYAARVAGNLDIYLKSASQADAASRLTEHSTDDTSPVFSPDAQSIIWVSKRADVKGDLWIMNRKGGAQRKLTTRDTADSSPVFHPDGEHVFFTSKSKRARRPGIRKLNLSSMHSELVEKNGWDPTISADGSTMVYVAMEPGEGLPRLYQRNLETGSTRPMTQTVYAEGLPTFVMRPTGVEELVFVRFVDDINGDGSIDANDTPSLWSIPYHREPQSAGPPPPARPLTPVMDGEIFVRPGDAWLVYTAAGIGDLDIFALPFDGMLSPQLDPKMLLSAATTEPQPALRRFMLRHIIATAPELSAQAYTLLAAEYVHVGSTALAIRILNKARELNNDKVGAWLLTLDIKELELRLELGNDTMVRTEAVRKKLAEVYSTLGQVRAVKDAGLNKRASLLKATVERVQGDTLSAFRIWQSLSDDPEIPAQWRAKSILGLTELALEVGDFAAAQKLVTRLSTPSYAAESFIREKAINRWLKAVVGQSLTNPYGALETIVQEHQSRPVIALRAAILQAEQQRKQDNPQSAQRRLQNLADTWPDAGMIVQEVLEKLADAAIANGDFDASLHALGQLLEKFPSHRASTRKARQVISRISLGEAEEAERKGNKELARKLYRRLIKTANANATAHRRYITLCSETGEIKSALRFYLAAVKENPRDRFARYGLGMVLTYVATRNFDPAKKQLEQALTLYPRFPEAHLAIGWIRMQLDRSQPGEGLLEQAIESFQTAKDLVDPETNPELWGALELNEGNALMALGKTDAAFAAFLKREQTGFPFRNPLRELLFREQFGRAAMHEEVWDVALDMTQTALELSQTLPGNPRRLDLTSRLAGIEMMLGNYQTAEQLFAQSLDGTNLSIKRQLALMRGQARARILQGHSQGALAIFAEALEIIRANQEALNADSEKLPWFYTEVPGNPEDVTAAIRGFNSQQESLLVHSGLAEIAKERGRFESALQYATQARQTLQETLEDSSTGVRIRLELLFALNTEAQLQAMNTDYEKAALLWARALRLSQSLKLSDKTLVILKSLQALSVRTGVARNQNSLWIGSAERELKREGLSEKTRQGFSRFLVLAYSRQALGVTPKLAKPQSSEVLQSLMELTQRGEASISAEQHEKLTGTDSPEVSDLFKKLGTEPVSLKEEITNFLSDQPSAARTNKHRHLFNRAYQTLSAEQDATLLYQLGEKWRLLNLPSPLSSDALYYSTDHHLVLGKLKTQQIASSQEVLSKLGPQEALLQLVKGPQQQPLWIWHHQAHTMVSKALGALPTWLARAKVQRVYLDIASAEPQSRQSTMNQLQAIPKLQMVYVASATWFVLNKNIRAIAQGLALSVEEDRTNMGMTATGITIGLEDLAEHRSLHPVVELQLSVRKDAPRGRFSELQIVLGNNPLHLVTLQDLVAYSLRSQVVLVNNAPDAPELRQTIAMHLHLSGAVAVIFPSSVQQSKELMSRLQDAGSLGLSAALLSIPGLSVYGAPALEAHQVVTEAVAAFNVAFRKGLQAFKAATKSKSEKDWAAAGGHFETLLTTLNVLTTREAKRLLKDSSLMPELAGKARLQKIARVLPTQGVELQLVARDKLSNIRAAQGNYPEAIALRELLTAAYASRGEHQRAAKSMQEQGNVYLTHGEPDKAARSFQECAAFSALAKIPKQEARCLTRSARTLNRGGQPGLARKDYEKAISIFRAINSDEEISTRRSLGHLYESSLSDYDTAEKIFKQALSMAQEREKPKQIRSLQLDFIRLLYTKGQYDKAMEALTAAMAKQENLSAAEKLTLRLEIAKVAWYQGNYAKARQEQTHALEIALEFGWTFQEIQARSLGGLIAMNLGDLDTARISMMDALGLAKRTGRLSEVAIQANNLGNVLRERGQYEEAIEYYETALDIEDRAKNLEGRAYALRNMGLTYARMDQPEKAQT